A stretch of the Archangium violaceum genome encodes the following:
- a CDS encoding RsmB/NOP family class I SAM-dependent RNA methyltransferase yields MKKNPRPPPRAPQPRRDSPAGEASRAPRPVREDLVLQACLEAYGFVRHEGRLADRALDFTLRHKRNLYSNERRAVAERVYALLRRQRTVDFLLEHAHRGFTRLDKTRQDVLRLAASRILHGEPPDVVARTSALTGQDADALAALPTAARTLEALPPEKRFPIAASIPDFLATRFREVFGADAERAAEAMNERAPLTARLNGFKGDREQLRALLEKEGVSASPTPLSPLGLILDTRTNAFSLDVFRDGWFELQDEGSQLLGMLVDAPPTRVVDACAGAGGKTLQLAVQMKNRGDLHALDVDEGRIDELRKRARRAGVHNVRTQVIPAEGPEADAALEPLKGKADRVLVDAPCSGTGTFRRKPDARYRLTPEMIQDHVARQKRLLERFSQMVKPGGRLIYGTCSVLREENEAVVEDFLARHPDYSVRPVAEELGAELGAKVGPGPFLRLAPHLHGTDGFFGAILVRAK; encoded by the coding sequence ATGAAGAAGAACCCCCGCCCGCCCCCCCGGGCCCCCCAGCCCCGACGAGACTCCCCCGCCGGCGAGGCGTCGCGCGCGCCCCGCCCGGTACGTGAGGACCTCGTCCTCCAGGCGTGCCTCGAGGCCTATGGCTTCGTCCGCCACGAGGGCCGGCTGGCCGACCGGGCCCTCGACTTCACCCTCCGTCACAAGCGCAACCTCTACTCCAACGAGCGCCGCGCCGTGGCCGAGCGGGTGTACGCCCTGCTGCGCCGCCAGCGCACGGTGGACTTCCTCCTCGAGCACGCCCACCGCGGCTTCACCCGCCTGGACAAGACGCGCCAGGACGTGCTGCGCCTGGCCGCCTCGCGCATCCTCCATGGCGAGCCCCCGGACGTGGTGGCGCGCACCTCGGCGCTCACGGGCCAGGACGCGGACGCGCTCGCCGCGCTCCCCACCGCCGCCCGGACGCTGGAGGCCCTCCCACCGGAGAAGCGCTTCCCCATCGCCGCCTCGATTCCGGACTTCCTCGCCACGCGCTTCCGCGAGGTGTTCGGCGCGGACGCCGAGCGCGCCGCCGAGGCGATGAACGAGCGGGCGCCCCTCACCGCGCGCCTCAACGGCTTCAAGGGTGACCGCGAGCAACTGCGCGCCCTGCTGGAGAAGGAGGGCGTGAGCGCCTCCCCCACCCCGCTGTCGCCGCTCGGGCTCATCCTGGACACGCGCACCAACGCCTTCTCGCTGGACGTCTTCCGCGACGGATGGTTCGAGCTCCAGGACGAGGGCAGCCAGCTGCTCGGCATGCTGGTGGACGCGCCTCCCACGCGGGTGGTGGACGCGTGCGCGGGCGCGGGCGGCAAGACGCTGCAGCTCGCCGTGCAGATGAAGAACCGGGGCGACCTGCACGCGCTGGACGTGGACGAGGGCCGCATCGACGAGCTGCGCAAGCGCGCGCGCCGGGCCGGGGTGCACAACGTGCGCACCCAGGTCATCCCCGCCGAGGGCCCCGAGGCGGACGCGGCGCTCGAGCCCCTCAAGGGCAAGGCGGACCGGGTCCTCGTGGACGCGCCGTGCAGTGGCACGGGCACCTTCCGGCGCAAGCCGGACGCGCGCTACCGCCTCACGCCCGAGATGATTCAAGACCACGTGGCACGGCAGAAGCGGCTGCTGGAGCGCTTCTCCCAGATGGTGAAGCCGGGAGGCCGGCTCATCTACGGCACGTGCAGCGTCCTGCGCGAGGAGAACGAGGCCGTGGTGGAGGACTTCCTCGCCCGGCACCCGGACTACTCCGTCCGGCCGGTGGCCGAGGAGCTCGGCGCGGAGCTGGGGGCGAAGGTGGGCCCGGGGCCCTTCCTGCGGCTCGCCCCGCATCTGCACGGCACGGATGGATTCTTCGGGGCCATCCTCGTGCGCGCGAAGTAG